In the Sediminibacter sp. Hel_I_10 genome, one interval contains:
- a CDS encoding aryl-sulfate sulfotransferase has translation MKKILFILFTIVSGNLVSQETIGLVLNQESTSQSDGYTLFKPSSDNRIFLINNCGEVVNQWNFFGQDSRNAYLLENGNLLSSNGFYAELRDWQNNVIWTIDYQAVFGFRIHHDIEPLPNGNFLVLVRDQYTNSEMFAQGLDTSYPDEGLLLEKILEIEPVGTDSGNIVWEWKLIDHIVQEFDNTKPNYGIVADNPQLLDINYEEGHGSNPIHANAIDYNEDLDQIAVSARHLSEVFIIDHSTSTAQASTHAGGTYGHGGDFLWRWGNPQVYDSGTSADKKLGRQHDIKWITEGPHQGKMSVFSNDGYGSNQTASSIHIIDQNDTDGVYNLSSGKFLPEDYFWSWDGDIMGEVMHGGAQCGVHIMANGNALINESDIGRITEIDNSGNVIWVYIIPAANNSIFDQFTQPLGNGSFRAHRFSESFVAFENVSLETNNSGIIENMNSISESCSEVLSFDSYDLADLTFYPNPTKGYVKFTFKDRIDRIEVCDLTGKVLLRNFNADFLNLENLDNGIYFVRVFAKGKENVVKILKN, from the coding sequence ATGAAAAAGATATTATTCATTTTATTCACTATTGTTTCAGGCAACCTTGTTTCTCAAGAAACGATTGGTTTAGTTCTTAATCAGGAATCAACGAGCCAATCTGATGGCTATACGTTATTTAAACCTTCTTCTGATAATAGGATTTTTCTAATAAATAATTGTGGAGAGGTAGTAAATCAATGGAATTTTTTTGGTCAAGATAGCAGAAACGCTTATTTATTGGAGAACGGAAACCTGTTATCTAGCAATGGTTTTTATGCAGAATTGAGAGATTGGCAAAATAATGTAATTTGGACTATTGATTATCAGGCCGTTTTTGGTTTTCGTATACATCATGACATAGAGCCTTTACCAAATGGTAATTTCTTGGTGTTAGTTAGAGATCAGTATACCAATAGCGAAATGTTCGCTCAAGGATTGGACACATCATATCCTGACGAAGGCCTATTATTGGAGAAAATTTTAGAAATAGAGCCAGTTGGTACTGACTCTGGAAACATTGTTTGGGAATGGAAACTTATAGACCATATAGTTCAAGAATTTGATAACACAAAGCCTAATTATGGAATAGTTGCTGACAACCCGCAATTATTAGATATAAATTATGAAGAAGGACATGGGTCCAATCCCATACATGCAAACGCGATTGACTATAATGAGGATTTAGATCAAATAGCGGTCTCAGCAAGACATCTTAGTGAAGTATTTATTATAGATCATAGTACTTCTACAGCCCAAGCATCAACTCATGCAGGCGGAACTTACGGACATGGTGGAGATTTTTTATGGAGATGGGGAAATCCGCAAGTTTACGACAGCGGAACATCGGCAGATAAAAAACTGGGTAGACAGCATGACATTAAATGGATTACCGAAGGTCCTCATCAAGGTAAGATGTCGGTATTTAGCAATGATGGTTATGGATCAAACCAAACAGCTTCCTCAATTCATATTATAGATCAGAATGATACTGATGGTGTTTACAATCTTAGTTCTGGTAAATTCCTTCCCGAGGATTACTTTTGGTCCTGGGATGGTGACATCATGGGCGAAGTTATGCATGGAGGAGCCCAATGCGGCGTTCATATTATGGCCAACGGAAACGCTTTAATTAATGAATCAGATATTGGAAGGATTACAGAAATTGATAACTCAGGTAATGTCATATGGGTCTATATAATACCTGCAGCTAATAATTCTATATTTGATCAATTTACTCAGCCTTTGGGAAATGGATCTTTTAGGGCTCATAGGTTTTCTGAGAGTTTTGTAGCTTTTGAAAACGTTTCTTTAGAAACTAATAATTCCGGGATTATAGAAAATATGAATTCTATTTCCGAAAGTTGTTCTGAAGTTCTATCCTTTGATTCGTATGATTTAGCAGACTTGACTTTTTATCCAAATCCCACTAAAGGTTATGTGAAATTTACATTTAAAGATAGAATAGATAGAATTGAGGTTTGCGACTTAACAGGTAAAGTTTTACTGAGAAATTTTAATGCAGACTTTTTGAACTTGGAAAATCTAGACAACGGTATTTATTTCGTGCGTGTTTTTGCAAAGGGCAAAGAAAATGTTGTGAAAATACTTAAAAACTGA
- a CDS encoding SusC/RagA family TonB-linked outer membrane protein: MKLKLTWLMTLFMACVMQFSYAQEKTVTGTVTTADNELPLPGASVIVKGTTKGKQTDFDGQYSIEVSQGEVLVISYVGMKTTEIKVGAASVYDVALEYDNALEEVVVVGYSKTTKESFTGTAATVDMEEIEGKVVSNVTQALRGEIAGVNVITRSGQPGAAAEIRIRGFGSINGNTLPLYVVDGAPLTGTNVLQSINPADIESIVVLKDAAATSIYGSRGANGVVLVTTKQGKQGTSRISIDVTTSVNTFMLPEYDVLTSPEEYMEVSWDGLRNNAILNGFPNPRQYASNNLYGTAAGIDPLYNIWNVPGNQLIDQETGRFNNGVQRRFTPTLWRDAVFSNGQRTEANLQFSGGTEKTKFASSLGYVDDQGAAVNSRYTRYSTRLNLEHKATDWLTVSGNMAWTGARNTNSGADGASSSANPFAILYTSPAIYDVFLRNPDGSLVPDPIFGGSQYDYGNATGRRAWNGTNAVAVATYDLDQSDITTLLGNFNVDMSLTDYLSFEMRYSGQFDQRINTNRNNQFYGGAANAGGSLFLDDDSSVNQNFLQLLRFQNSYGQHDFELFAAHESTEDNFRTIIGSAERAILAGQTDLDQYTTPLGRASSFKRQWSLDSYFAGFNYDYDDKYFFTASVRRDGSSRFIENKWGTFGSVGGAWIMTKEDFMSDISFLDFLKLKGSYGVIGDVGTGLLNGFQIFSINQTPDGSYSFTRSSTQANPDLTWETSNIWQVGLESSFFNGKLNVDVDYYDKRTTDLFFDENLPPSSGFSAIRYNGGELQNNGLEFNIQANLVQNENFRFSVNLNGETFNNQLTEMPVSIVTGERAIFDDNGNLAAGKSQYDWYMREWAGVNPANGEALWYQYYVDDNDNGVFDAGESTTSTGFEIDVDGDGVNDNESGTLFEYQELGGGNVAKTTTNVYSNATQVYTGKSAIPDVRGGFRLNAGWKNFDISAQFSYSVGGYNYDFGYAVLMNNSLIGADNYSTDIRNRWQQPGDITDVPRYSATFGQDAQQNATSTRFLTKADYLSLNNVNLSYRLPQTTVESLGMSAFSLYLSADNLMMLSQRQGLNPTTTIGTSSRGNFPPMTTFSLGAKVQF, translated from the coding sequence ATGAAATTAAAGTTAACATGGTTAATGACGCTATTTATGGCGTGCGTGATGCAGTTCTCTTATGCACAAGAGAAGACGGTCACAGGAACAGTTACTACTGCTGATAACGAATTGCCGTTACCAGGAGCATCAGTAATTGTTAAAGGTACAACGAAAGGTAAGCAAACAGATTTCGATGGTCAATATTCTATCGAAGTAAGTCAAGGTGAAGTTTTAGTTATTTCCTATGTTGGAATGAAAACCACTGAAATTAAAGTTGGGGCTGCTAGTGTATACGATGTTGCCTTGGAATATGATAACGCCTTAGAAGAGGTTGTTGTTGTAGGGTATAGCAAAACTACCAAAGAGTCTTTCACAGGTACTGCTGCTACTGTAGACATGGAAGAGATTGAAGGTAAGGTCGTTTCTAACGTAACACAAGCGCTTAGAGGTGAGATTGCTGGGGTGAATGTTATTACAAGGTCGGGACAGCCAGGAGCCGCTGCAGAGATTCGTATTCGTGGTTTCGGTTCTATTAATGGTAATACTCTTCCGCTTTATGTTGTAGATGGTGCTCCCCTTACTGGAACAAATGTGTTGCAATCTATAAATCCAGCTGACATTGAGTCTATTGTTGTATTGAAGGATGCGGCAGCGACATCTATATATGGGTCGAGAGGTGCTAATGGCGTTGTGTTGGTTACGACAAAGCAAGGTAAGCAAGGTACTTCAAGAATATCGATCGATGTTACTACAAGTGTTAATACTTTTATGTTGCCTGAGTATGATGTTTTAACTTCTCCAGAAGAGTATATGGAAGTGTCTTGGGATGGTCTAAGAAACAATGCCATACTTAATGGTTTCCCGAATCCTAGACAATATGCTAGTAATAATCTTTACGGTACTGCTGCTGGTATTGATCCTTTATATAATATTTGGAACGTTCCTGGCAATCAATTGATAGACCAAGAAACAGGCCGATTTAATAATGGGGTTCAGCGTCGTTTTACACCAACTCTTTGGCGTGATGCTGTTTTTTCAAACGGACAGCGAACAGAGGCTAACTTACAGTTTTCTGGTGGTACCGAGAAAACAAAATTCGCAAGTTCTTTAGGATATGTTGATGATCAAGGAGCAGCTGTAAATTCACGTTATACTAGGTATTCGACTCGTTTGAATTTGGAGCACAAAGCTACTGATTGGCTTACGGTTTCTGGTAATATGGCTTGGACAGGAGCTAGAAATACTAATTCTGGGGCCGATGGAGCGAGTAGTTCTGCAAACCCTTTTGCAATTTTATATACTTCACCTGCTATTTATGATGTATTCTTAAGAAATCCAGATGGAAGCTTAGTTCCAGATCCTATTTTTGGTGGATCTCAGTATGACTACGGAAATGCTACAGGAAGGAGAGCTTGGAATGGTACTAACGCCGTAGCGGTTGCTACTTACGATTTAGATCAATCTGACATCACCACATTATTGGGTAACTTTAATGTAGATATGAGTCTAACAGATTACTTGTCTTTTGAAATGCGTTATAGTGGTCAGTTCGATCAAAGGATAAATACTAATAGAAATAATCAGTTCTATGGTGGTGCAGCTAATGCTGGAGGTAGTTTGTTTTTAGATGATGATTCGAGTGTTAATCAGAACTTTTTGCAGTTGTTAAGATTTCAAAACTCTTATGGTCAACATGATTTTGAGCTTTTCGCTGCTCACGAGTCTACCGAAGATAACTTTAGAACTATCATAGGTTCTGCAGAACGTGCAATTTTAGCAGGTCAAACAGACTTAGATCAATACACCACACCTTTAGGAAGGGCAAGTTCATTCAAAAGACAGTGGTCTTTAGATAGTTATTTTGCTGGATTTAATTATGATTATGATGATAAATATTTCTTTACAGCATCTGTTAGACGTGATGGTTCGTCAAGATTTATTGAAAACAAATGGGGTACTTTCGGATCTGTTGGAGGAGCTTGGATTATGACGAAAGAAGATTTCATGAGTGATATTTCTTTCCTTGACTTTCTCAAACTGAAAGGTAGTTATGGTGTTATTGGTGATGTTGGTACAGGGCTTTTAAATGGCTTTCAAATATTTAGTATTAATCAAACTCCTGATGGTTCATATTCATTTACTCGTAGTTCTACGCAAGCCAATCCTGACTTAACTTGGGAAACATCTAATATCTGGCAAGTAGGTTTGGAGAGTAGTTTCTTTAATGGTAAATTAAACGTTGATGTTGATTATTATGATAAAAGAACAACGGATTTGTTTTTTGACGAAAATTTACCGCCTTCTTCTGGTTTTAGCGCAATTCGTTATAATGGTGGTGAACTTCAAAATAATGGTTTGGAGTTTAATATACAGGCAAATCTCGTTCAAAATGAAAATTTTAGATTTTCAGTTAATTTAAATGGAGAAACCTTCAATAACCAGCTAACAGAAATGCCAGTTTCTATTGTAACCGGTGAAAGAGCTATTTTTGACGATAACGGAAATCTTGCCGCAGGTAAGTCCCAGTATGATTGGTATATGAGAGAATGGGCTGGAGTAAATCCTGCTAATGGTGAGGCTTTATGGTATCAATATTATGTTGATGATAATGATAATGGTGTTTTTGATGCTGGTGAATCGACAACGAGTACTGGTTTTGAAATCGATGTTGATGGTGATGGTGTAAATGACAATGAGTCTGGCACTTTATTTGAATATCAAGAATTAGGCGGTGGCAATGTTGCAAAAACCACTACAAATGTTTATTCTAATGCTACACAAGTATACACTGGAAAATCAGCGATACCAGATGTTAGAGGTGGATTTAGATTAAATGCAGGTTGGAAAAACTTTGATATATCAGCTCAGTTTAGTTACAGTGTAGGTGGTTATAATTATGATTTTGGTTATGCTGTATTAATGAATAATAGTTTAATTGGTGCGGATAATTATTCTACAGATATTAGAAACAGATGGCAACAACCTGGTGATATCACCGATGTGCCTAGATATTCGGCTACTTTCGGTCAAGATGCACAGCAGAATGCAACATCAACTAGATTTTTGACAAAGGCTGATTACTTGTCATTAAACAACGTGAATTTAAGTTATAGGTTGCCTCAAACTACTGTTGAGTCTTTAGGAATGAGCGCTTTTAGTCTTTATTTATCTGCTGATAATTTAATGATGCTAAGTCAGCGTCAAGGTCTAAATCCTACAACTACTATAGGAACTTCTAGTAGAGGTAATTTTCCTCCAATGACTACATTTAGCCTTGGAGCTAAAGTTCAATTTTAA
- a CDS encoding ribonuclease HII: MALKLNFSGFELECGTDEAGRGCLAGPVTAAAVILPKYFENDVLNDSKLLSEAKRNLLKPILEHQATCYATAMVLPEDIDKINILNASILAMHKAITLLDPKPTYIIVDGNRFKPFQTIEHQTIIKGDSKYLSIAAASVLAKTHRDAYMEKIHEEFPMYNWKQNKGYPTKEHRAAILKFGITKYHRKSFRLLPEQYHLDI; encoded by the coding sequence TTGGCACTAAAACTAAATTTTTCAGGTTTCGAATTAGAATGCGGCACAGATGAAGCAGGGCGTGGTTGTCTTGCTGGCCCCGTGACAGCAGCGGCTGTTATTTTACCAAAATATTTTGAGAATGACGTTTTAAATGACTCTAAACTCCTTTCAGAAGCAAAACGGAATTTACTTAAGCCCATTTTAGAGCATCAAGCAACCTGCTATGCCACCGCGATGGTCTTGCCTGAAGACATTGACAAGATCAATATACTTAATGCCTCTATCCTCGCCATGCATAAAGCTATAACTTTACTCGATCCAAAACCTACATACATTATAGTGGATGGGAATAGATTTAAGCCCTTTCAAACTATTGAACACCAAACAATCATAAAAGGAGACTCTAAGTATTTATCAATAGCCGCGGCATCTGTATTGGCTAAAACACATCGAGACGCTTATATGGAGAAGATTCACGAAGAATTTCCTATGTATAATTGGAAACAAAACAAAGGATATCCTACAAAGGAGCATCGTGCAGCCATTCTTAAATTTGGGATTACCAAATACCACAGAAAATCATTTAGATTATTACCCGAACAATATCATTTGGATATCTAA
- a CDS encoding putative porin has protein sequence MRNFSLFILIAFSHIAFGQVLERSDGTGKSKSKSDSTINKKEKSSPKDSISIFDYKIITSQRDTIYVDTSLTIQKEYKFNYLRRDEFGLIPFANVGQTYNSLKPRSLTSGILPNFGARARHYNYLEEGDINYYHVPTPLTELFFKTVFEQGQVLDAFFTVNTSKQFNMSIAYKGLRSLGNYQHTLTSTGNLRITSNYTSKNNRYQLRAHITFQDLLNEENGGLTAEGVANFTSGNEDFLDRAVFDPKFDNAQSILDGRRFYLDQSYAVTSPNDSLANSIKIKATVSFEDKDFQFDQTAQYNDLFGPAFSNRIRDKVSLQDFNSRLGAELKNDLGEFSFGGSYSNFNYGYDFATILNDQVILNRIVGNTVGLYGGYKKTINRLKFQANLETIVTGDFDGYRFNGGVSYILNETTYVKADMDFKSTAANYNLLLNQSRYLNYNWYNRDRFENENLNQLKFELHSEKLFNASLVYNTIDNYSFFGYSETLEGVKPFQANDPVSYYGITIDKEIKVGKFALDNKLLYQKVVKGEGVLNVPDFVIRNSLYYSNAFFKNNALSLQTGFIFNYFSNYFADGYDPLLAEFYTQNSVEIGNFPRLDFFLNAKVRQTRIYLKAEHLNAAITGYNYFSAPDYPYRDFNIRFGLVWNFFL, from the coding sequence ATGCGAAACTTTAGCCTATTTATTTTAATTGCATTTTCACATATCGCTTTCGGACAAGTTCTGGAAAGGTCCGACGGTACTGGTAAATCCAAATCAAAGTCCGACTCAACTATAAACAAAAAAGAAAAGAGTAGCCCAAAAGACTCTATAAGCATATTTGATTATAAGATTATAACTTCTCAAAGGGATACCATCTATGTGGATACCTCTTTAACAATTCAAAAGGAATACAAATTCAATTACCTGAGAAGAGACGAATTCGGTCTTATTCCTTTCGCAAACGTTGGGCAAACTTACAATTCCTTAAAGCCAAGGTCTCTTACCAGTGGTATCTTGCCTAATTTTGGGGCAAGGGCAAGACATTATAATTATTTGGAAGAGGGAGATATCAACTATTATCATGTACCCACACCATTAACAGAATTGTTTTTTAAGACGGTCTTCGAACAGGGGCAGGTATTAGATGCTTTTTTTACGGTAAATACGTCTAAGCAATTTAATATGTCTATTGCCTATAAGGGATTAAGATCTTTAGGAAACTACCAACATACATTGACTAGTACGGGTAACCTCAGGATAACCTCAAACTACACAAGTAAAAATAACAGATATCAATTAAGAGCTCATATCACATTTCAGGATCTACTCAATGAAGAAAATGGAGGACTGACCGCTGAAGGTGTCGCCAATTTTACGTCAGGTAATGAGGATTTTCTAGATAGAGCTGTGTTTGACCCTAAATTTGATAATGCCCAAAGCATTCTTGATGGTAGAAGGTTTTACTTAGATCAATCTTACGCTGTCACATCGCCAAACGATTCTTTAGCAAATTCAATTAAAATCAAAGCAACGGTTTCTTTTGAGGATAAAGATTTTCAATTCGATCAAACTGCCCAATATAATGACTTATTTGGACCAGCTTTTAGTAATCGAATAAGAGATAAAGTATCGCTTCAGGATTTTAATTCTCGTTTAGGGGCAGAATTAAAAAACGATTTAGGTGAATTTTCTTTTGGTGGCAGTTATTCTAATTTTAATTACGGTTATGATTTTGCCACGATCTTAAATGACCAGGTGATTTTGAATAGAATTGTTGGAAATACGGTTGGATTATATGGCGGCTATAAAAAAACAATAAACCGTTTGAAATTTCAGGCTAATTTAGAAACCATTGTTACAGGAGATTTCGACGGATATCGTTTTAATGGTGGCGTTTCTTATATATTGAATGAAACTACTTATGTAAAAGCAGATATGGATTTTAAATCTACTGCAGCTAATTACAATTTGCTTTTAAATCAAAGTCGCTATCTAAATTACAATTGGTATAATCGAGATAGATTTGAAAATGAAAATCTAAACCAATTAAAATTTGAATTACATTCTGAAAAGCTTTTCAATGCATCTTTAGTCTATAACACCATAGATAATTATTCCTTTTTTGGGTATTCGGAAACTTTAGAGGGTGTAAAGCCGTTCCAGGCGAATGATCCTGTGAGCTATTACGGCATTACTATAGATAAGGAGATTAAAGTTGGTAAATTCGCTTTAGACAATAAGCTATTGTACCAAAAAGTTGTGAAAGGGGAAGGAGTACTTAACGTTCCTGATTTTGTGATTCGAAATAGTCTGTATTATTCTAATGCATTTTTCAAGAACAATGCCTTGTCCCTTCAAACCGGATTTATATTTAATTATTTCTCAAACTATTTTGCAGATGGTTATGACCCATTGTTGGCAGAGTTCTATACTCAAAACAGCGTCGAGATCGGAAATTTTCCAAGGCTAGACTTTTTTCTGAATGCAAAAGTGAGACAGACCAGAATATATCTTAAAGCAGAACATCTCAATGCGGCCATTACAGGCTATAACTATTTTTCTGCACCAGATTATCCCTATAGAGACTTTAATATTCGCTTTGGTCTGGTGTGGAACTTCTTTCTTTAG
- a CDS encoding RagB/SusD family nutrient uptake outer membrane protein — MLSAFIWSCEESFLDPERATDVLTDVDFTENVETNPELVEGTLEGIAGFMIQPLGTLGTAAGRHYDIGQKGVDILSDIVTGDMALSASAFGWYNGTANLLTTTDFTRQENQLLWNYYFRIVGIANTVIQTSGGNNPESDDPNVLRINAQAKAYRAYSYFYLAQFFQPSYDPSQPILPFYNIETSELGKVPASQIYELIISDLTFAVENLDGYTRTQISQIDKSVAQGLLAYTYAAMGDYAAAKVNAEAVINTGGYPLTTSGALANPGAGSGFNSVTSPSWMWGFDITADLGHQLINWWGQVDYYTYSYAWAGDTKSIDDALYAQIPANDIRKTQFGTGAAPLQPVNKFFDPGRAPGGQFQITTDYLFMRVDEFYMLSAEASARMGDEASAKSRLQDLLSIRLGSASAAANYLNQFTGPALLEEIYFQTRVEFWGEGKAYLAMKRFQATNTRGTNHVFRAGQSFSYDSDEMSFQIPEVEIVNNPNISSQNN, encoded by the coding sequence ATGTTGTCAGCTTTTATTTGGAGCTGCGAGGAATCGTTTTTAGATCCAGAGAGAGCGACAGATGTGCTTACAGATGTTGATTTCACTGAGAACGTAGAAACTAACCCAGAACTGGTAGAAGGAACCTTAGAAGGTATTGCTGGTTTTATGATACAACCCCTAGGTACTTTAGGTACAGCTGCCGGTCGTCATTATGATATTGGTCAGAAAGGTGTTGATATTTTGTCGGATATAGTTACTGGGGATATGGCATTATCTGCTAGTGCTTTTGGTTGGTATAATGGTACGGCAAATTTGCTAACCACAACTGATTTTACTAGACAAGAGAACCAATTGTTATGGAATTATTACTTTCGTATTGTTGGTATTGCAAATACTGTGATTCAGACGTCCGGCGGTAATAATCCGGAATCGGATGATCCTAATGTGCTTAGAATTAATGCTCAAGCTAAGGCATATCGTGCTTACTCTTATTTTTATTTAGCACAGTTCTTTCAGCCTTCTTATGATCCAAGTCAGCCTATTTTACCATTTTATAATATTGAGACTTCTGAATTAGGTAAAGTTCCTGCGTCTCAGATTTACGAATTGATAATTAGTGATTTGACTTTCGCTGTTGAGAATCTTGATGGTTATACTAGAACTCAAATAAGTCAAATTGACAAAAGTGTTGCGCAAGGTTTACTAGCTTACACTTATGCTGCCATGGGAGATTATGCTGCTGCTAAAGTTAATGCAGAGGCAGTGATTAATACAGGTGGTTATCCTTTAACTACGTCTGGAGCTTTGGCTAATCCAGGTGCTGGTTCTGGTTTTAACTCTGTTACATCGCCATCATGGATGTGGGGTTTTGATATAACCGCAGATTTGGGTCACCAATTAATTAATTGGTGGGGTCAAGTGGATTATTATACCTATAGCTACGCTTGGGCAGGTGATACAAAATCTATTGATGACGCATTATATGCTCAAATTCCAGCAAATGATATCAGAAAAACTCAATTTGGTACTGGAGCAGCTCCTTTGCAACCAGTAAACAAATTTTTTGATCCAGGAAGAGCTCCAGGTGGACAATTTCAAATTACTACAGATTATCTTTTTATGAGGGTTGATGAGTTTTATATGTTGAGCGCTGAAGCATCTGCTAGAATGGGTGATGAAGCATCTGCTAAGTCGCGTCTTCAAGATTTATTATCTATTAGATTAGGTAGTGCATCGGCAGCCGCTAATTATCTTAATCAATTTACTGGTCCAGCTTTACTTGAGGAGATATATTTTCAAACACGTGTTGAATTTTGGGGCGAAGGAAAGGCTTATTTAGCAATGAAGCGTTTCCAAGCGACTAACACTAGAGGTACTAATCATGTATTTAGAGCTGGTCAATCTTTTAGTTATGATTCAGATGAAATGTCTTTTCAGATTCCAGAGGTTGAAATTGTTAATAATCCAAATATCTCAAGTCAGAATAATTAA
- a CDS encoding S8 family serine peptidase, whose product MKIKMILVVLSLGVTTVLAAQNDRDKTIKNLSEENRVLLHKLLEEEAATEARIDSYLLANPSVDRRFIDNEGRTMEIRDIYSGMPIYVATSNNSAAKATKTNTLQPGGVLNLNLTGSGMTVGVWDGGPVQATHPEFSNTDNTASRVTVIDNAVVDGDTGGFSNHGTHVAGTISAKGVESEAKGMAPDVLVKSYNWTNDNSEILVAINSVDAPIILSNHSYGTPILQNNGELLPSWFMGAYNSAAANIDLIAKNNPQYLMVASAGNAGNQSYPGGLFSGFDKLTTDKNAKNNLVIANANPSTAPFTNELTNLVINPSSSQGPTDDLRIKPDIAGDGTGLYSPIAGDAYATYTGTSMASPNVTGTLVLIQQYYQQIYSQYMLSATLKGLVCHTAIDDALRIGPDPVFGWGFLNAFEAANVITSSTVNEARIEELTIDNTEEFSFSFSAEAGQRLSATICWTDLPGQAVSEQLNDFTPKLVNDLDLRLTKDGEVFFPYKLEYSESQGFSSTNTGDNFVDNIERVDIEAPEAGIYTLTVSHKGTLQGNVGGPFDPQSQDFSLILTGNNVTLSSEKVTQNSFNIWPNPVKDHINISFSNNQQTTDMQLNVFDVQGRLILERDVQSLDFASGNYTLNTSNLTEGVYLVEISGAYSSTTKKIVVRK is encoded by the coding sequence ATGAAAATTAAAATGATTTTGGTTGTGCTTAGTTTGGGTGTCACTACTGTTTTAGCTGCACAAAATGATAGGGATAAAACGATTAAAAACCTATCTGAGGAAAATAGGGTGTTATTACATAAACTTCTTGAAGAAGAGGCGGCCACGGAAGCACGCATTGATTCGTATCTACTAGCAAATCCTTCCGTAGATAGGAGATTTATTGACAATGAAGGAAGAACAATGGAAATAAGAGACATATATAGTGGTATGCCTATTTATGTAGCAACGTCAAATAACAGTGCTGCTAAAGCAACTAAAACAAACACACTACAACCTGGTGGAGTTTTAAATTTAAATCTTACTGGCAGTGGTATGACTGTTGGTGTATGGGATGGCGGTCCAGTTCAAGCAACGCATCCTGAATTTTCCAATACAGATAATACAGCTAGTAGAGTTACAGTTATAGATAACGCAGTTGTTGATGGCGATACTGGTGGATTTAGTAATCACGGTACGCACGTTGCAGGAACAATTAGTGCAAAGGGAGTAGAATCTGAGGCAAAAGGTATGGCTCCTGATGTTTTAGTTAAGTCGTATAATTGGACTAATGATAATTCAGAGATTTTAGTCGCAATTAATAGTGTTGATGCCCCAATCATTTTATCAAACCATTCTTATGGTACTCCAATTCTTCAAAATAATGGAGAATTACTGCCTTCTTGGTTCATGGGTGCATATAATTCGGCTGCTGCAAATATAGATTTAATCGCTAAAAATAATCCTCAATATTTGATGGTAGCCTCTGCAGGAAATGCTGGAAACCAATCTTATCCTGGAGGACTATTTTCTGGGTTTGATAAATTAACAACAGATAAAAACGCCAAAAATAATTTGGTTATTGCTAATGCAAATCCCTCAACAGCCCCTTTTACCAATGAGCTTACTAATTTAGTTATTAATCCATCAAGTAGCCAAGGGCCTACAGATGATTTGCGAATTAAACCAGATATTGCGGGTGACGGAACAGGCTTATATTCTCCTATTGCGGGTGATGCTTACGCCACATACACCGGAACATCTATGGCTTCTCCAAACGTAACAGGAACATTAGTTTTAATTCAACAATATTATCAGCAAATTTATTCTCAGTACATGCTTTCCGCTACTCTTAAGGGGTTAGTATGCCATACCGCTATTGATGATGCGTTGAGAATTGGTCCAGATCCAGTCTTTGGATGGGGCTTTTTAAATGCATTTGAGGCGGCCAACGTTATTACTAGTTCTACTGTTAATGAAGCTCGAATTGAAGAATTAACTATTGATAACACTGAAGAATTTTCATTTTCATTTTCTGCTGAAGCTGGTCAAAGATTGAGTGCTACAATTTGCTGGACTGATTTACCTGGACAGGCCGTTAGCGAACAATTAAATGATTTTACTCCAAAGTTAGTTAATGACTTAGATTTACGTCTCACGAAAGATGGCGAAGTATTTTTTCCTTATAAATTGGAATATTCTGAATCACAAGGTTTTTCTAGTACCAATACGGGTGATAATTTTGTAGACAACATTGAAAGGGTTGATATTGAAGCTCCGGAAGCTGGTATTTATACATTAACAGTATCCCATAAAGGTACTCTTCAAGGTAATGTTGGAGGTCCATTCGATCCTCAATCTCAAGATTTTTCTCTGATTTTGACAGGTAATAATGTAACATTAAGTTCTGAAAAAGTTACTCAGAATAGTTTCAATATTTGGCCAAACCCAGTAAAAGATCATATCAACATTAGTTTTTCAAATAATCAACAAACCACGGATATGCAATTAAATGTGTTTGATGTACAAGGAAGGTTAATTTTAGAGAGAGATGTACAATCATTGGATTTTGCATCAGGAAACTATACTCTAAATACATCCAATCTTACGGAAGGCGTTTACTTAGTTGAAATAAGCGGTGCATATTCATCCACTACAAAAAAAATAGTGGTAAGAAAATAA